In Geotalea uraniireducens, one genomic interval encodes:
- a CDS encoding DUF72 domain-containing protein: MKLYVGTSGYAYQEWKGIFYPEKISPKQMLHYYGERLNAVEINYTFHHMPTERVLAPWADQVPDDFAFALKAPQVITHLKQLHNVAEEADYFFRTLKVLGNKLGPALFQFPKSFHARTKRPALEEFLTLIPDGVHCAFDFRSPSWLEAGVADLLRDKGCSLCLEEMDEAPTPEIVGTASWGYLRLRRSRYGDAELLHWLERIRGQDWETAFVFFKHEEEGPGPIVGPEPALRFRALAG; the protein is encoded by the coding sequence ATGAAGCTGTATGTCGGGACGAGCGGCTACGCCTACCAGGAGTGGAAGGGGATTTTCTATCCGGAAAAGATTTCGCCCAAGCAGATGCTCCATTATTACGGCGAGCGCCTCAACGCGGTGGAGATCAACTATACGTTTCACCATATGCCGACGGAGCGGGTGCTTGCCCCGTGGGCGGATCAGGTGCCCGACGATTTCGCCTTCGCCCTCAAGGCACCCCAGGTGATCACCCATTTGAAGCAGCTCCATAATGTGGCAGAGGAGGCCGACTACTTTTTCCGGACCCTGAAGGTGCTCGGCAACAAGCTCGGACCGGCCCTGTTCCAGTTCCCGAAGAGCTTCCACGCCAGGACGAAGCGGCCGGCGCTGGAGGAGTTCCTGACGCTGATCCCCGACGGCGTTCACTGTGCCTTCGACTTCCGCAGCCCGAGCTGGCTTGAAGCGGGGGTGGCCGACCTCTTGCGCGACAAGGGGTGCAGCCTCTGCCTCGAAGAGATGGATGAAGCCCCGACGCCGGAGATCGTCGGCACCGCCTCCTGGGGATACCTGCGGCTGCGGCGTTCCCGCTATGGCGATGCCGAGCTGCTCCACTGGCTGGAGCGGATTCGCGGCCAGGACTGGGAGACGGCCTTCGTCTTCTTCAAACACGAGGAGGAAGGCCCCGGGCCGATCGTCGGTCCCGAACCGGCGCTCCGTTTCCGGGCGCTGGCCGGATGA
- a CDS encoding metal-sensitive transcriptional regulator has translation MNSESQKRLTARVKRIAGQVTGIERMLAERRYCVDILNQIAAVRSALDALGVELLTRHLETCVLGHGSGSEHESAAPMSQEQLLAEVKTALGRFLK, from the coding sequence ATGAACAGTGAATCGCAAAAACGATTGACGGCGCGGGTCAAGCGGATTGCCGGGCAGGTGACGGGGATCGAGCGGATGCTGGCGGAGCGGCGCTATTGTGTCGACATCCTGAACCAGATCGCCGCGGTTCGCTCGGCGCTGGACGCCTTGGGGGTCGAGCTGCTGACCCGGCATCTGGAGACCTGCGTGCTCGGCCACGGCAGCGGTTCGGAACACGAAAGCGCCGCACCGATGAGCCAGGAACAGCTGTTGGCCGAGGTCAAGACCGCTCTGGGGCGGTTTTTGAAATAA
- a CDS encoding heavy metal translocating P-type ATPase, with the protein MQKATFAVSGMSCVNCAARIEKALAERAGIARAAVNFPMEELLVEFDEAVVSREEIEAQVVKLGYGIRVRAGAGELRFGVKGLHCASCVNNLEKHLLAAPGVTAAVVNLAQESALVRFDPAVIGQPELFAVVTAAGYEPVPAGAGEEDEAKAYRSQRTWFIVSFVLALPIMLTMGMHGNRAVGWLNLLLSTTVQFTAGLIFYRGAFYALKSRSANMDVLVALGTSAAYFYSLFAFFGLFGEHGSEVFFETSAMLIAFIRLGKYLEARARGKAGEALKKLLKLQADKARLITADGEQEVPASAVRVGDLLLVRPGETVPTDGEIVDGTGSLDESMVTGESVPVEKGPGDAVTGATINRTGLLKVRATRVGEETLLAQIVRMVQEAQADKAPIQRFADRVSGVFVPVVVTLALATFALWYLVLHEPFLFAFKLAIAVVVIACPCAMGLATPTAIMVGSGVGLARGILIKRGSVLENISRLQAILLDKTGTLTEGRPTLTEVVAVPGVAEARLLECLAAAEAPSTHPLAQAVVEGAAARGIVAPAVAEYREQGGFGVSCTLDGVPLAAGSARLLEEAGIATAPLADSAARLAGEGKSLVYAAAGGELLGLAALADRLKPSSAMAVAELRRLGITTCMITGDQRVVAEAVAQQAGVDAFEAEVLPERKQQVVQEYQAKGLSVGMVGDGINDAPALARADIGIAIGSGTDVAKETGDVILVRNDLLDVVRAVRLGRATLAKIKQNLFWALFYNILGIPLAAGALYYPFGITLRPEFAGLAMAFSSVSVVTNSILLRRVGKRL; encoded by the coding sequence ATGCAAAAAGCCACTTTTGCCGTCAGCGGCATGTCGTGCGTCAACTGCGCGGCGCGGATCGAAAAGGCGCTTGCCGAGCGGGCCGGGATTGCCCGGGCCGCCGTCAACTTCCCGATGGAAGAGCTGCTGGTCGAGTTCGACGAGGCTGTCGTCAGTCGCGAAGAGATCGAGGCGCAGGTCGTCAAACTCGGCTACGGCATCCGGGTCCGGGCGGGGGCCGGCGAGCTCCGCTTCGGCGTCAAGGGGCTGCACTGCGCTTCCTGTGTCAACAACCTGGAGAAACACCTGCTCGCTGCGCCGGGGGTGACGGCAGCGGTGGTGAACCTGGCCCAGGAATCGGCGCTGGTCCGCTTCGATCCGGCGGTCATCGGCCAGCCGGAGCTGTTCGCCGTGGTAACCGCCGCCGGCTACGAGCCGGTGCCGGCGGGGGCGGGAGAGGAAGACGAGGCGAAAGCCTATCGGAGCCAGCGCACCTGGTTCATCGTCAGCTTCGTCCTGGCGCTGCCGATCATGCTCACCATGGGGATGCATGGCAACCGGGCAGTGGGGTGGCTGAACCTGCTCCTCTCGACGACGGTCCAGTTCACCGCCGGCCTGATCTTCTACCGCGGCGCCTTCTATGCCCTGAAAAGCCGCAGCGCCAACATGGACGTGCTGGTGGCGCTCGGTACCTCCGCCGCCTACTTTTATTCGCTGTTCGCCTTCTTCGGCCTCTTCGGCGAGCACGGCAGTGAGGTGTTTTTCGAGACCTCGGCGATGCTGATCGCCTTCATCCGGCTCGGCAAGTACCTGGAGGCCCGGGCCCGCGGCAAGGCGGGCGAGGCGCTGAAAAAGCTGTTGAAGCTTCAGGCCGACAAGGCACGGCTGATCACTGCCGACGGCGAACAAGAGGTGCCGGCGTCGGCGGTGCGGGTCGGCGACCTGCTGCTGGTCCGGCCCGGCGAAACCGTGCCGACCGACGGCGAGATCGTCGACGGGACGGGGAGCCTTGACGAATCGATGGTCACCGGCGAGTCGGTACCGGTGGAAAAGGGGCCGGGCGACGCCGTCACCGGTGCCACCATCAACCGGACAGGCCTTTTGAAGGTTCGCGCCACCCGGGTCGGGGAGGAGACGCTCCTCGCCCAGATCGTCCGGATGGTCCAGGAGGCCCAGGCCGACAAAGCGCCGATCCAGCGTTTTGCCGACCGGGTTTCCGGGGTCTTCGTCCCGGTGGTGGTTACCCTGGCGCTGGCTACCTTCGCCCTCTGGTATCTCGTGCTCCATGAACCGTTCCTCTTTGCCTTCAAGCTTGCCATCGCCGTGGTGGTGATTGCCTGTCCCTGCGCCATGGGGCTGGCCACCCCGACCGCCATCATGGTCGGGAGCGGCGTCGGTCTGGCCCGCGGCATCCTGATCAAGCGGGGATCGGTGCTGGAGAATATCTCGCGGCTGCAGGCGATCCTCCTCGACAAGACCGGCACCCTGACCGAGGGGCGGCCGACGCTCACCGAGGTGGTTGCCGTGCCGGGCGTGGCGGAAGCCCGGCTGCTGGAGTGTCTTGCCGCAGCCGAAGCCCCGTCGACCCATCCGCTCGCCCAGGCGGTGGTTGAGGGGGCGGCGGCACGGGGGATCGTTGCCCCGGCGGTTGCCGAGTACCGGGAACAGGGGGGCTTCGGCGTCTCCTGTACCCTGGACGGGGTGCCGCTGGCGGCCGGCAGCGCCCGGTTGCTTGAAGAGGCGGGCATCGCCACGGCCCCGCTGGCTGATAGCGCGGCCCGCCTGGCCGGCGAAGGGAAATCGCTGGTCTACGCGGCGGCAGGCGGTGAGCTGCTCGGCCTGGCGGCGCTGGCCGACCGGCTGAAGCCCTCGTCGGCAATGGCCGTGGCCGAACTGCGCCGGCTCGGCATCACCACCTGCATGATCACTGGCGACCAGCGGGTGGTGGCCGAGGCGGTGGCGCAGCAGGCGGGGGTGGACGCCTTCGAGGCCGAGGTGCTCCCCGAGCGGAAGCAGCAGGTGGTGCAGGAGTACCAGGCCAAGGGGCTGTCGGTCGGCATGGTGGGAGACGGGATCAACGATGCCCCGGCCCTTGCCCGGGCCGACATCGGCATCGCTATCGGCAGCGGCACCGACGTGGCCAAGGAGACCGGCGACGTGATTCTGGTCCGCAACGACCTCCTCGACGTGGTCCGGGCGGTGCGGCTCGGCCGGGCAACGTTGGCCAAGATCAAGCAGAATCTTTTCTGGGCGCTCTTCTACAACATCCTCGGCATTCCGCTTGCCGCCGGGGCGCTCTACTATCCGTTCGGGATCACCCTCCGTCCCGAATTCGCCGGGCTGGCCATGGCCTTCTCCTCGGTGTCGGTGGTGACCAACTCGATCCTCTTGCGGCGGGTGGGCAAGCGGCTGTGA
- a CDS encoding NifB/NifX family molybdenum-iron cluster-binding protein: MKICFPVEENNGLASHVYNHFGSATKFVLVDTESGDLLAIDNSDQQHAHGSCNALKALAGNPVDAVVVAGIGGGALAMLNRARVRVFTAQAPTVGENVALFKSGAFREIVPQGCGGHGQGHGCAH; encoded by the coding sequence ATGAAAATCTGTTTTCCGGTAGAAGAGAACAACGGTCTGGCCAGCCACGTTTACAACCATTTCGGCTCGGCAACGAAGTTTGTCCTGGTCGACACCGAAAGCGGCGACCTGCTCGCCATCGACAACAGCGACCAGCAGCATGCCCACGGCTCGTGCAACGCGCTCAAGGCGTTGGCCGGCAATCCGGTGGACGCGGTGGTGGTGGCCGGCATCGGTGGCGGCGCCCTCGCCATGCTCAACCGGGCCCGGGTCAGGGTGTTCACCGCCCAGGCGCCGACGGTGGGGGAAAACGTGGCGCTCTTCAAAAGCGGGGCGTTCCGGGAGATCGTGCCCCAGGGGTGCGGCGGGCATGGCCAGGGACACGGCTGCGCTCACTGA
- a CDS encoding class I SAM-dependent methyltransferase produces MSELRTGRRKYYDLFSRYYDAFIRLHSGRDEDDTRDFLVGAARLDDRRAPRVLDVCCGTGSVVLAFADRYPDALAVGYDFSRGMLNKAREKDGADRVVFVEGDAAALPFADDSFDVVTCSHALYELKGEARRKALAEMRRVVSPAGRVLIMEHEIPRHPVIRLLFNIRMLSMGSADAHEFVKAGLTPYRTIFSQVELSHSRTGKSKLMSCQK; encoded by the coding sequence ATGAGCGAACTGCGAACCGGGCGGCGGAAATATTACGACCTTTTCTCCCGTTACTACGACGCCTTTATCCGCCTCCATTCCGGGCGGGACGAGGACGATACCCGGGATTTCCTCGTTGGCGCGGCCCGGCTGGATGACCGGCGCGCCCCGCGGGTTCTCGACGTCTGCTGCGGGACGGGCTCGGTCGTGCTGGCCTTTGCCGACCGCTACCCCGATGCCCTGGCAGTCGGTTACGATTTTTCCCGCGGCATGCTGAACAAGGCCCGGGAGAAAGATGGCGCCGACCGGGTGGTGTTCGTCGAGGGGGATGCGGCGGCGCTCCCCTTTGCCGATGACAGTTTCGACGTGGTGACCTGCTCCCATGCGCTGTACGAACTGAAGGGGGAGGCGCGGCGCAAGGCCCTCGCGGAGATGCGGCGGGTGGTTTCCCCCGCCGGTCGGGTGCTGATCATGGAACACGAAATCCCGCGTCATCCTGTCATCAGGCTGCTGTTCAACATTCGGATGCTCTCGATGGGGTCGGCAGATGCGCACGAATTCGTCAAGGCGGGGTTGACGCCGTACCGGACGATCTTTTCGCAGGTCGAACTGAGCCATTCCCGGACCGGCAAAAGCAAGCTGATGAGCTGTCAGAAATAA
- a CDS encoding DUF5320 domain-containing protein translates to MPGGDRTGPQGLGPRSGGARGRCTGGDAPGDGGRRGGQAGTASSCRMQNSPVNGRKEHHGSIRKTEKCRDETES, encoded by the coding sequence ATGCCAGGTGGTGACAGAACGGGACCGCAAGGATTGGGCCCGCGCTCGGGCGGAGCGCGCGGCCGGTGTACGGGGGGCGATGCTCCGGGGGATGGAGGAAGGCGCGGCGGTCAAGCCGGCACGGCTTCTTCCTGCCGCATGCAGAACTCGCCGGTCAACGGCAGGAAGGAGCATCATGGATCCATTCGAAAAACTGAGAAATGTCGTGATGAGACAGAGTCTTGA
- a CDS encoding GSU3529 family protein — protein MDPFEKLRNVVMRQSLEGDFPDWLLEDVLSIADAPESYGAVVPLVEQLIDQIGEFDPFAGVGCFPAAVGIEQIQATVQRIKRH, from the coding sequence ATGGATCCATTCGAAAAACTGAGAAATGTCGTGATGAGACAGAGTCTTGAGGGGGATTTTCCCGACTGGCTGCTCGAGGATGTGTTGAGCATTGCCGATGCGCCGGAGAGTTATGGCGCAGTCGTGCCCCTTGTCGAGCAACTCATCGACCAGATCGGGGAATTCGACCCCTTTGCCGGTGTCGGCTGTTTCCCGGCCGCCGTCGGCATCGAGCAGATCCAAGCGACGGTGCAGCGGATCAAGCGGCACTGA
- a CDS encoding DUF2845 domain-containing protein codes for MSCERGIVSLGDSGGEVVAKCGPPSFTTRREEKRVSDAAKVARDRTVTEVTVDDWTFNFGPDRFQYRLLLEDGRVTRIESLDYGY; via the coding sequence CTGAGCTGCGAGCGGGGGATCGTCTCGCTCGGCGATAGCGGCGGGGAAGTAGTTGCCAAGTGCGGCCCGCCGTCCTTTACGACCCGGCGCGAGGAAAAGCGGGTCAGCGACGCCGCGAAAGTGGCGCGTGACCGGACCGTTACCGAGGTTACCGTCGACGACTGGACCTTTAATTTCGGCCCGGACCGGTTCCAGTACCGGCTGCTGCTGGAAGATGGCCGGGTGACGCGGATCGAGAGCCTCGATTACGGGTATTGA
- a CDS encoding TetR/AcrR family transcriptional regulator, with translation MRISEQTKQETRSRILEKATELFITRGFDECTTRDVAVAAGLAAGTLFNYFPSKETLAMTLVAEALSGGTEDFQRRRTGTEELAEELFLFISSGLRRLRPLRSFLGPVLERSMSPFPRKTVCPEGEAAHQEHLAAVQQIIARHGFTEAPDYVAMTIYWSLYLGILAFWAHDESPHQQATLALVDYAIRTFVQVISGTAAETGGNHAERS, from the coding sequence ATGCGCATCAGCGAACAGACCAAGCAGGAAACCCGGAGCCGCATCCTGGAAAAGGCGACGGAGCTTTTCATTACCCGCGGCTTCGACGAGTGCACCACCCGAGATGTCGCCGTGGCCGCAGGGCTCGCTGCCGGTACCCTTTTTAACTATTTCCCCAGCAAGGAAACCCTGGCGATGACCCTGGTTGCCGAAGCCCTCAGCGGGGGGACAGAAGATTTCCAGCGGCGTCGTACCGGCACGGAGGAGCTGGCCGAGGAGCTCTTTCTCTTCATCTCTTCCGGGCTCAGGCGGCTGCGACCGTTGCGCTCTTTTCTCGGTCCGGTGCTGGAGCGTTCCATGAGTCCGTTCCCCCGCAAGACCGTCTGCCCGGAAGGGGAGGCGGCTCATCAGGAACATCTGGCCGCCGTGCAGCAGATCATCGCCCGGCACGGTTTCACCGAGGCACCCGATTACGTGGCGATGACCATTTACTGGTCGCTCTATCTCGGCATTCTCGCCTTCTGGGCTCATGATGAGTCGCCCCATCAGCAGGCGACCCTGGCGCTCGTTGACTATGCAATCCGCACGTTCGTCCAGGTGATTTCCGGCACGGCAGCGGAAACGGGAGGGAACCATGCAGAGAGATCGTGA
- a CDS encoding ABC1 kinase family protein has protein sequence MQRDREESADVWCPDFLAGSLAGGADGGRGRDRLAERLAGISARKVPASSFSRLWLLGSLHAKVAAGYFVCWLRSRFADAGEKERLKNEANLSAALQLLGTMGYLRGAVMKIGQMLATLPEVVPDEFARVLASLQFEAPPMHYALIREVFLDEFGREPEELFASFERRAFAAASLGQVHRARLHSGEEVAVKIQYPDIARTIRADLRTLRLLLQPMCMTGDWPNQLAKLADIERMLLMETDYEQEARFGREIRRHFTANDRVVIPRIYDEYSTRRVLTADYLPGLHLEQFLATGPSRELRDHFTRLITVATMRLMYRAHWILADPNPGNYIFMADGRLGLIDFGCTRVITDDEWRLQRAFEDAVINRDEAEMDRVIAKACLYDDPAEMEPERLAAVGQGARWQMEPWLTEGLFDFGDREFYRRGIALFLDVMRKGYTRGKPLYLWTNRFVLGARAMVFRLEGRCEFRKIYDEELAGAREG, from the coding sequence ATGCAGAGAGATCGTGAAGAGAGCGCTGACGTGTGGTGCCCTGACTTCCTTGCCGGCAGCCTTGCAGGCGGAGCGGATGGCGGGCGGGGCAGAGACCGCCTGGCGGAACGTCTTGCCGGAATCTCCGCCAGAAAGGTGCCGGCAAGTTCCTTTTCCCGCTTGTGGCTGCTCGGCTCACTGCACGCCAAGGTTGCCGCCGGCTACTTCGTCTGCTGGCTCCGCAGCCGTTTTGCCGACGCCGGTGAAAAAGAGCGGCTGAAAAACGAGGCCAACCTCTCTGCTGCGCTGCAGTTGCTCGGTACAATGGGGTACCTGCGCGGTGCGGTAATGAAGATCGGCCAGATGCTGGCAACACTCCCCGAAGTCGTCCCGGATGAATTCGCCCGGGTGCTGGCCTCGCTGCAGTTCGAGGCGCCGCCGATGCATTATGCGTTGATCCGGGAGGTTTTTCTCGATGAGTTCGGCCGGGAGCCCGAGGAACTGTTCGCTTCATTCGAGCGGCGGGCCTTTGCCGCCGCCTCGCTGGGGCAGGTGCACCGCGCCAGGCTTCATTCCGGTGAAGAGGTGGCGGTGAAGATTCAGTATCCGGATATTGCCCGGACTATCCGCGCCGATCTGCGTACACTGCGCCTGCTCCTCCAGCCGATGTGCATGACCGGGGACTGGCCGAACCAACTGGCAAAGTTGGCGGATATCGAGCGGATGCTGCTCATGGAGACCGACTATGAACAGGAAGCCCGCTTTGGTCGGGAAATCCGCCGGCATTTCACGGCCAACGACCGGGTGGTTATCCCGCGCATCTATGATGAATATTCCACCCGGCGGGTCCTGACCGCCGACTACCTGCCTGGCCTGCACCTGGAGCAGTTTCTTGCTACCGGGCCGAGCCGGGAGTTACGCGACCATTTCACCCGGCTGATCACCGTCGCGACCATGCGGCTGATGTATCGGGCACACTGGATTCTGGCCGACCCGAACCCAGGTAATTATATATTTATGGCGGATGGCCGTCTCGGACTCATTGATTTCGGCTGTACGCGGGTCATTACCGATGATGAGTGGCGTCTTCAACGCGCCTTTGAAGATGCTGTCATCAATCGGGACGAGGCGGAAATGGATCGGGTAATTGCCAAAGCCTGCCTGTATGACGATCCGGCGGAGATGGAGCCGGAGCGGCTGGCGGCGGTCGGGCAGGGTGCCCGCTGGCAGATGGAGCCGTGGCTGACCGAAGGTCTGTTCGATTTCGGTGACAGGGAGTTTTATCGCCGGGGCATCGCTTTGTTCCTCGACGTCATGCGCAAAGGCTATACCCGGGGGAAGCCGCTGTATCTCTGGACCAACCGCTTTGTCCTGGGGGCGCGGGCCATGGTCTTTCGCCTTGAGGGGCGTTGCGAGTTCCGGAAGATCTACGATGAAGAGTTGGCCGGGGCGAGGGAAGGCTGA
- a CDS encoding 4Fe-4S binding protein has product MCEFCLKHGEGEKWYLQARNYSEDLLSDLRRYKFLEKFADPAALEREIAKANTGFDRLGKLPWFLRTLFTRLIVGKMKKIHFGQVVPIEDVEQIFALTNSVVRVACVCRQSALGAEKRYCYGISIGPNGGKLLEIFQALEEKFTGGVDDNRFEMLSREEALAAFRRHEQEGLCHTIWTFQTPFIGGICNCDRVDCLAMRGIFTHDVPTMLRAEYIAEVAADACTGCRECMRLCQFGALGYSAATGKMVVDQTRCYGCGVCRAGCPTNAIRLEDRAASPVAANLW; this is encoded by the coding sequence GTGTGTGAATTCTGTCTGAAGCATGGCGAAGGGGAAAAGTGGTACCTGCAGGCCAGGAATTACTCGGAGGACCTGCTGAGCGACCTGCGGCGCTACAAATTCCTGGAAAAGTTCGCCGACCCGGCGGCGCTGGAGCGGGAGATCGCCAAGGCGAACACCGGTTTCGACCGGCTCGGCAAGCTCCCCTGGTTTCTGCGGACCCTGTTTACCCGGCTGATCGTCGGCAAGATGAAGAAGATCCACTTCGGCCAGGTGGTGCCGATCGAGGATGTCGAGCAGATCTTCGCCCTGACCAACTCCGTCGTCCGGGTGGCCTGCGTCTGCCGCCAGTCGGCACTGGGAGCGGAAAAACGCTACTGCTACGGGATCAGCATCGGTCCCAACGGCGGCAAGCTGCTGGAAATTTTCCAGGCGCTCGAAGAGAAATTCACCGGCGGCGTCGACGACAACCGGTTCGAGATGCTCAGCCGGGAGGAAGCGTTGGCGGCCTTCCGCCGCCACGAGCAGGAAGGGCTCTGCCACACCATCTGGACCTTCCAGACCCCCTTCATCGGCGGCATCTGCAACTGCGACCGGGTCGACTGTCTGGCCATGCGCGGTATCTTTACCCACGACGTCCCGACGATGCTCCGCGCCGAGTACATCGCCGAGGTCGCTGCCGACGCCTGCACCGGCTGCCGGGAGTGCATGCGGCTCTGCCAGTTCGGTGCCCTGGGTTACAGCGCCGCCACCGGGAAGATGGTGGTGGACCAGACGCGCTGCTACGGCTGCGGCGTCTGCCGGGCCGGCTGCCCGACCAACGCCATCCGGCTCGAAGACCGTGCCGCCTCGCCGGTCGCGGCGAATCTCTGGTAG
- a CDS encoding methyltransferase, with the protein MRSAVVPPWFVVKSLFALLRGLDRLRNTLTPPPLRLMELVGGYGATQIVRSAAELGLADLLAAGPKTIAELAAGCGADEDALARLIRPLCSLGICRKSASRGAFALGPLGEYLRSDHPETFRATAIAAGREQYDGMAGLTASIRRGGATFPERQGSDFFSCLAQREESGRHFADSMAEISRACLPAVLAEYDFSTIRHLVDVAGGTGALLNGILARYPQMAGTLFEQPSIVARVESSPGQSARCRCVAGDMFDAVPAGGDAYLLQRVLHDWDDEGALRILANCRRVMPSNGRLLLLELGMGGDDEQFVRFHADLLMLSLFGGRERTDDEFRDLLDRAGFTLHCVIETRSPLRIYEAFPSRWGTE; encoded by the coding sequence ATGCGCAGTGCCGTCGTTCCCCCTTGGTTTGTCGTCAAGTCCCTCTTTGCCCTGCTGCGCGGTCTTGATCGGCTGCGGAACACGTTGACCCCGCCGCCGTTGCGGTTGATGGAGCTGGTCGGCGGCTACGGTGCGACCCAGATCGTTCGCAGCGCGGCGGAACTCGGCCTTGCCGACCTCTTGGCGGCCGGGCCGAAGACCATCGCCGAACTGGCCGCCGGCTGCGGTGCCGACGAGGATGCCCTGGCGCGGTTGATCCGGCCGCTCTGCAGCCTCGGTATCTGTCGGAAAAGCGCCAGTCGCGGCGCCTTTGCCCTCGGCCCGCTCGGGGAGTATCTGCGCAGCGACCATCCGGAAACCTTCCGGGCTACCGCCATCGCCGCGGGCCGGGAGCAGTACGACGGCATGGCCGGCCTGACGGCGAGCATCCGGCGCGGCGGCGCGACCTTCCCCGAGCGCCAGGGGAGCGATTTTTTCAGCTGCCTGGCGCAACGCGAGGAGTCGGGGCGACACTTTGCCGACAGCATGGCGGAGATCTCGCGGGCCTGTCTCCCCGCTGTCCTGGCCGAGTACGACTTCTCTACCATCCGTCATCTCGTCGACGTGGCGGGCGGAACCGGGGCGCTGCTCAACGGCATCTTGGCCCGCTACCCCCAGATGGCGGGGACCCTCTTCGAGCAGCCGTCGATTGTCGCACGGGTGGAGTCCTCGCCCGGCCAGTCCGCTCGCTGCCGCTGCGTGGCCGGCGACATGTTCGATGCGGTGCCGGCCGGTGGCGACGCCTACCTGTTGCAGCGGGTCCTGCACGACTGGGACGACGAGGGGGCGCTGCGGATTCTCGCCAACTGCCGCCGGGTGATGCCCTCCAATGGCCGGCTGCTGCTGCTCGAACTCGGCATGGGGGGCGATGACGAGCAGTTCGTCCGCTTCCATGCCGACCTGCTGATGCTGTCGCTGTTCGGCGGCCGGGAGCGGACCGACGACGAGTTCCGCGACTTGCTCGACCGGGCCGGCTTTACTCTCCACTGCGTCATCGAGACCCGTTCGCCGCTGCGGATCTACGAAGCGTTCCCTTCCCGCTGGGGAACGGAATGA
- a CDS encoding SAM-dependent methyltransferase, producing MNLENIVPWGRSFAEYVRMFALTADDLALYILGCGDGPASFNGTLTRQGGRVVSCDPLYRYSAGEIEARIAATRGTILAQLHQLRDRYVWDFFGSPAEVGRVRQAAMAKFLADYVGGREAGRYLAGELPELPFAPRQFDLALCSHLLFLYSAQLSLDFHRAALRELCRVAREVRIFPLVDLAGKPSPYVEPLAAELADLGYAVEFRRVSYEFQRGADTMLRLVARGPA from the coding sequence GTGAACCTGGAAAATATCGTCCCCTGGGGGAGATCGTTTGCCGAGTACGTGCGGATGTTCGCTCTGACGGCGGATGATTTGGCGCTGTATATCCTCGGTTGCGGCGACGGACCCGCCTCGTTCAACGGGACCCTGACCCGTCAGGGGGGGCGGGTGGTCTCCTGCGATCCGCTCTACCGCTATTCCGCCGGCGAGATCGAGGCGCGGATCGCGGCCACCCGCGGGACGATCCTGGCGCAGCTGCACCAGTTGCGGGACCGCTACGTCTGGGATTTTTTCGGCTCTCCCGCAGAGGTGGGCCGGGTCCGGCAGGCGGCGATGGCGAAGTTCCTGGCGGATTACGTTGGGGGCCGCGAGGCGGGGCGCTACCTGGCGGGGGAGTTGCCGGAGCTGCCGTTCGCTCCCCGGCAGTTCGACCTGGCCCTCTGCTCCCACCTGCTGTTTCTCTACTCCGCGCAGCTGTCGCTGGATTTTCACCGGGCCGCACTCCGCGAACTCTGCCGCGTCGCCCGGGAGGTCCGGATCTTTCCGCTCGTCGACCTGGCGGGGAAGCCGTCACCCTATGTCGAACCCCTTGCCGCCGAGCTGGCGGACCTCGGTTACGCGGTGGAGTTCCGTCGGGTGTCGTATGAATTCCAGCGTGGCGCCGATACGATGCTGCGCCTCGTTGCCCGTGGCCCGGCATGA
- a CDS encoding DUF3795 domain-containing protein gives MEDKKSLVAPCGLDCFNCDIHESNLTAELAEVIHNARGVPKEQIACRGCRQQGGRHYHLPDGCATLECAKAKGVELCGDCADFPCPYLAPLADQAGRLVHNIKVYNLCRIGKIGLERWIAEEAGAMRHNYFTRPFVMGKGQAE, from the coding sequence ATGGAGGACAAAAAGTCGTTGGTCGCGCCGTGCGGCCTGGACTGTTTCAACTGTGACATCCACGAGAGCAATTTGACCGCCGAACTGGCCGAGGTGATCCATAACGCCCGCGGGGTGCCGAAAGAGCAGATTGCCTGCCGGGGGTGCCGCCAGCAGGGCGGCCGGCATTACCATCTGCCCGACGGTTGCGCGACGCTGGAGTGCGCCAAGGCCAAGGGGGTGGAGCTTTGCGGCGACTGCGCCGACTTTCCCTGCCCCTATCTGGCGCCGCTCGCCGACCAGGCCGGCCGGCTGGTCCACAACATCAAGGTCTACAATCTCTGCCGGATCGGGAAAATCGGCCTCGAACGCTGGATTGCGGAGGAAGCGGGGGCGATGCGGCACAACTACTTTACCCGCCCCTTCGTCATGGGGAAGGGACAGGCGGAGTGA